The following are encoded in a window of Methanobrevibacter ruminantium M1 genomic DNA:
- a CDS encoding preprotein translocase subunit Sec61beta, which yields MAKKDDKYSMPMSGAGLVRYFDDESVGPKIAPEYVIALTVILGIFCFILRYSI from the coding sequence ATGGCAAAGAAAGATGATAAATACAGTATGCCTATGAGTGGGGCAGGTTTAGTAAGATACTTTGATGACGAAAGTGTAGGTCCAAAGATAGCTCCAGAATACGTTATTGCTTTAACAGTTATTCTCGGTATCTTTTGTTTCATTTTAAGATACTCCATATAA
- the polC gene encoding DNA polymerase II large subunit, whose translation MDSGMDYFERLESETQRLYEIANEARSKGFDVELETEIPVAKDLAERVEGLVGPKGIARRIKELEATGISREEVAFEIAAEIASQESSETGAKLEAEKQAFADQGLRTALAIITEGVVAAPLEGISGVKIKSNSDGTKYVAVYFAGPIRSAGGTAAALSVLLGDKIRVATGLDRFKPTDDEIERYVEEVELYESEVTNLQYSPTPEEVRFAARSIPVEVSGEPTDQIEVSHRDLPRVETNNIRGGALLAMVEGVIQKSKKILKISKKLNLDSWEFLAEYAKGIGSSQEEEKSEEETEEIVEEIDDNIIDKDELFAHSKYAHDIIGGRPVLGYPSEKGGFRLRYGRSRNTGLATMGVHPATMELLEFLAVGTQLKIERPGKGNCVVPVDSIEGPTVKLKSGEVRRLDSIADAREVKGKVVEILFLGDMLVAFGEFLRNNQPMLGSCWCEEWWIECIRNSDKYKSFSNDSELYDYLIERGIDLSIEHFISHEDSSKYMDFDRESFNLNFLEKKRYTAEEAFRISYDFSVPLHPEYTYYYNDISREDLAYLNEWLDTKRDYLSTDYLNGEDLILDLAPQKRILEILGLVHKLIDKKVVIDRDHAYALMKTVGNGSALEDNDGDLSSEVKTIDYSKYLDDDHYKSKVVDILNENIDFEIMDKAPCYIGTRVGRPEKSKERMMRPAPHVLFPIGNNGGSRRLVAEAAKKRKINVEIARRQCTNPDCGLSSFMAICPHCGAPTEITKASQKDINLSTMLSKASNNIGVRKVDEVKGVIGLISEDKLPEPLEKGILRAKNGVFTFKEGTIRHDSTDLPLTHFIPREIGVTVPKLIEMGYTHDCYGQEIVSDDQIIELKVQDIVVSDNCGDYLVGVANFVDDLLEKYYGMDRFYNVEDKYDLIGHLIAGLAPHTSAGVLGRIVGFTKALGCYAHPYFHSAKRRNCDSDEDSVLLLLDALINFSKSYLPSTRGGSMDAPLVLSTRIDPEEIDDESHNLDIFERFPLGFYQKSQEPLKPADMLEFVDNVEMHLGTDRQYHDLMFSHHTSNIHAGPKVCLYKRLGSMKEKVEAQIHLAELIRAVDQRGVVEGVLSSHFLPDIMGNSRAFSKQKVRCPKCGAKYRRMPLTGKCKCGGDLILSVSKGSVVKYLEISQNLVNRYPVSHYLEQRLEIQEFGINSLFESDKSKQSSLDVFFGK comes from the coding sequence ATGGATTCTGGAATGGATTATTTTGAAAGATTGGAAAGTGAAACACAACGTCTCTACGAGATAGCAAATGAAGCAAGATCTAAGGGTTTTGATGTAGAGCTTGAAACAGAGATTCCAGTGGCAAAGGATTTAGCAGAGCGTGTGGAAGGGCTTGTAGGTCCTAAAGGCATAGCTCGACGTATTAAAGAGCTAGAGGCTACTGGCATATCTCGTGAAGAGGTTGCATTTGAAATTGCAGCTGAGATTGCATCTCAAGAGTCTAGCGAAACTGGAGCAAAGCTTGAAGCTGAGAAACAGGCTTTTGCAGATCAAGGCCTTCGTACAGCACTTGCTATCATCACTGAAGGGGTGGTTGCAGCGCCTTTGGAAGGTATTTCAGGTGTAAAGATTAAAAGTAATTCAGATGGCACAAAATATGTGGCAGTATACTTTGCAGGACCTATTCGTAGTGCAGGAGGTACTGCAGCAGCATTATCCGTTCTCCTTGGTGATAAAATACGTGTAGCTACTGGACTTGACAGATTCAAGCCTACCGATGATGAGATTGAAAGATATGTGGAAGAGGTAGAGCTTTACGAATCTGAAGTAACAAACCTTCAATACTCTCCGACTCCAGAGGAAGTAAGGTTTGCAGCAAGAAGCATTCCTGTTGAAGTCAGCGGAGAGCCTACCGACCAGATTGAAGTTTCCCACAGGGACCTTCCTCGTGTAGAGACCAATAACATTAGGGGAGGAGCCCTTCTTGCGATGGTTGAAGGGGTTATTCAAAAGTCCAAGAAAATTCTAAAAATCTCTAAAAAACTCAATTTGGATAGCTGGGAATTTTTAGCAGAGTATGCTAAAGGTATCGGCTCATCTCAAGAGGAAGAAAAGTCAGAAGAGGAAACTGAAGAAATCGTTGAGGAAATCGACGATAATATTATTGATAAGGATGAATTGTTTGCCCATTCAAAATACGCCCACGATATCATTGGAGGAAGGCCTGTTTTAGGATACCCTTCTGAAAAGGGCGGTTTCAGACTAAGATATGGAAGATCTAGAAACACTGGCCTTGCTACAATGGGGGTTCATCCGGCAACTATGGAACTATTGGAATTTTTAGCTGTCGGAACTCAACTTAAGATAGAAAGGCCTGGAAAGGGTAACTGTGTAGTTCCAGTTGATTCCATTGAAGGGCCTACAGTAAAATTAAAGTCTGGTGAGGTTCGCAGATTAGATTCCATAGCTGATGCAAGGGAAGTCAAGGGAAAAGTGGTTGAAATACTCTTTTTAGGAGACATGCTTGTTGCATTCGGCGAATTCTTAAGAAACAACCAGCCTATGTTAGGCTCTTGCTGGTGTGAGGAATGGTGGATTGAGTGCATAAGAAACAGCGACAAATACAAATCATTCTCCAATGACAGCGAGCTTTATGACTATCTTATAGAGAGAGGAATCGATTTAAGCATTGAACATTTCATCTCACATGAAGACTCTTCAAAGTATATGGACTTTGATAGGGAAAGCTTCAATCTTAATTTCCTTGAGAAAAAGCGTTATACTGCCGAAGAGGCCTTTAGAATCTCATATGACTTTAGTGTTCCACTTCACCCTGAATACACATATTATTATAATGACATATCCCGTGAGGACTTGGCTTATCTGAATGAATGGCTAGACACTAAAAGGGATTATCTGTCAACTGACTACTTGAATGGAGAGGATTTAATTCTTGATTTGGCTCCTCAAAAGAGAATCCTTGAGATATTGGGATTGGTTCATAAGCTGATTGATAAAAAGGTAGTCATTGATAGGGATCATGCTTATGCCCTAATGAAAACCGTTGGAAACGGCTCTGCATTAGAAGATAATGATGGGGACTTATCATCTGAAGTTAAAACAATAGATTATTCCAAATACCTTGATGATGACCATTATAAGTCAAAGGTTGTTGACATACTCAACGAAAACATCGACTTTGAGATTATGGATAAGGCTCCATGCTATATAGGCACAAGGGTAGGACGTCCTGAAAAGTCTAAGGAAAGGATGATGCGCCCTGCTCCTCATGTCCTTTTCCCAATTGGAAACAATGGAGGAAGCAGACGTCTAGTGGCTGAAGCTGCCAAAAAGAGAAAAATCAATGTTGAAATTGCAAGAAGACAATGCACAAACCCTGATTGTGGATTAAGCTCATTCATGGCAATTTGCCCTCACTGCGGCGCTCCAACTGAAATCACCAAAGCAAGTCAAAAGGACATTAACCTGTCCACCATGCTATCAAAGGCTTCAAATAACATTGGAGTTCGTAAGGTTGATGAGGTTAAAGGTGTAATTGGTCTTATTTCAGAGGATAAGCTCCCTGAACCTTTAGAAAAAGGTATTCTTCGTGCGAAAAATGGTGTCTTCACATTTAAGGAAGGAACCATTCGTCATGACTCTACAGACTTGCCTCTTACCCACTTCATTCCAAGGGAAATTGGCGTTACTGTTCCAAAATTAATCGAAATGGGATATACTCATGACTGCTATGGACAGGAAATAGTGAGCGATGACCAGATAATTGAACTGAAGGTTCAGGATATTGTAGTTTCAGACAATTGTGGCGATTACCTTGTAGGTGTAGCTAATTTCGTTGACGATCTATTGGAAAAGTATTATGGAATGGACCGGTTCTATAATGTTGAGGACAAATATGACCTTATCGGCCATCTCATTGCAGGTCTTGCACCTCACACATCAGCAGGGGTGTTGGGCCGTATTGTAGGATTCACTAAGGCATTGGGCTGTTATGCACACCCTTATTTCCATTCTGCAAAAAGGAGAAACTGTGACAGTGACGAAGATTCTGTCCTATTGCTTCTTGATGCTCTAATCAACTTCTCCAAATCATATCTTCCTAGTACCCGTGGTGGAAGTATGGATGCTCCTTTGGTTTTATCCACACGTATAGACCCAGAGGAAATCGACGACGAATCACATAACCTGGACATATTTGAACGTTTCCCATTGGGATTCTACCAGAAAAGCCAAGAGCCTTTAAAGCCTGCAGATATGCTGGAATTTGTTGATAATGTTGAAATGCATCTTGGAACTGACAGACAGTATCATGATTTGATGTTCTCACACCATACCTCAAACATTCATGCAGGGCCTAAGGTTTGCCTTTACAAGCGTTTAGGCTCTATGAAAGAAAAGGTGGAGGCTCAAATTCATTTGGCAGAGCTCATCCGTGCAGTAGACCAAAGAGGAGTTGTAGAAGGTGTTCTTTCATCCCACTTCCTGCCGGATATCATGGGAAATTCAAGGGCTTTCTCCAAGCAGAAGGTCAGATGCCCTAAATGTGGCGCCAAGTATAGAAGAATGCCTCTTACAGGCAAGTGCAAATGTGGAGGGGACCTTATTCTAAGCGTTTCCAAGGGTTCTGTTGTGAAATATCTGGAAATTTCCCAGAATCTTGTAAACAGGTATCCTGTTTCACATTATCTTGAGCAAAGATTGGAGATTCAAGAGTTTGGTATCAATTCACTCTTTGAAAGTGATAAATCCAAGCAAAGCTCTCTTGATGTGTTCTTCGGCAAATAA
- the nrdD gene encoding anaerobic ribonucleoside-triphosphate reductase produces MGLKINEGVKVENVYNVENDIRKAKITVKKNNGVCEAFSYEKLLKSLVMVEAPYFESEKIVSTVVENLYDGITTKEIKKIVYECLEEVDSEAANKYLAKTTLKVRSSRDKIEPFDMAKIASTLVEETGASQETAFEIASEVWKELKKLNVEYLTAPMIREIVNTKLVEYGLEDLRSRYTRLGIPVYNITSLIENGNRDNANMMHNPESIHKYVADEALKQYALLHLLPSHLADAHMSGDIHIHDLEFFAGRPLNCLQHDIRAFIKYGLKVDGTGDHTSVAAPPSHMETLMNHTGEIMLAAQQNMSGGQAMSLWNVFVAPFARGRTYEEVKQSIQMLVYNLNMAYAARGSQVPFTSMQLEFGVPNFLKDVTAYGPKGQVVGTYADFEDETRMIQRAFTEILLEGDSEGKPHLFPNTIYTLREETLNGDYDDDMLLVHELSAKYGSSYFVNMLPDYRGQMANYMGCRTCLQDTWTGDWEQDCLRTGNLAYVTLNMPRIGYQSNDEDDVFEYLDNYMDLAVETLMIRRKQGLNCLNNFDILPFLDQEVDGETYYRIQNSTLSFGFCGLNEMLLALFDEGIENPDANKFGIKCLEYINARAKALQEETGLRWSVLQTPAESTAYRFATLDKEQFGDKAILQGDNGANYYTNSSHVPVNSDIAFADKIKIEGQYHKLTPGGHIFHAFMGESYSDPEALMSLTNKIARKSDIGFWAYSSAFSFCLNCKTLMKGLSNKCPSCGESADVEWYDRITGYVQQVGHAKSANGGWNAGKRQELIDRRRFEQ; encoded by the coding sequence ATGGGTTTAAAAATTAATGAAGGTGTTAAAGTGGAAAATGTGTATAATGTAGAAAATGATATTAGGAAAGCTAAAATCACTGTTAAGAAAAACAACGGTGTCTGTGAAGCTTTCAGTTATGAAAAATTGTTAAAGTCTTTAGTTATGGTTGAAGCCCCATATTTTGAGTCTGAAAAGATTGTTTCAACTGTTGTAGAAAACTTATACGACGGTATCACTACTAAAGAAATCAAGAAGATCGTTTACGAATGCTTAGAAGAGGTTGACTCTGAGGCAGCTAACAAATATCTCGCTAAGACTACCTTGAAGGTACGTTCCTCAAGAGATAAGATTGAACCATTCGACATGGCTAAGATTGCAAGCACCCTTGTAGAGGAAACCGGTGCTTCCCAAGAGACTGCTTTTGAAATCGCATCTGAAGTATGGAAAGAACTTAAAAAGCTCAATGTAGAATACCTCACTGCTCCTATGATTAGGGAAATCGTAAACACAAAGCTTGTAGAGTATGGGCTTGAAGACTTAAGAAGCAGATACACCCGTTTAGGAATTCCTGTTTATAACATTACATCATTGATTGAAAATGGTAACAGAGACAATGCAAACATGATGCATAACCCTGAATCCATTCACAAATATGTTGCTGATGAAGCATTGAAGCAATATGCTCTCTTGCATCTATTGCCATCACACTTGGCAGATGCACACATGTCCGGTGACATTCACATTCACGATTTGGAATTCTTCGCTGGAAGACCATTAAACTGTCTCCAACATGATATAAGGGCATTCATCAAATACGGCCTTAAAGTGGACGGTACAGGTGACCACACTTCTGTAGCTGCACCTCCTTCCCATATGGAAACCTTGATGAACCATACTGGCGAAATCATGCTTGCAGCTCAACAGAACATGTCTGGTGGACAAGCTATGTCCCTTTGGAACGTATTTGTCGCTCCATTTGCAAGAGGAAGAACCTACGAAGAGGTAAAGCAATCCATTCAAATGCTTGTCTACAACTTGAACATGGCTTATGCAGCAAGAGGATCACAAGTTCCATTTACCAGCATGCAATTGGAATTCGGCGTTCCAAACTTCTTAAAGGACGTAACTGCATACGGTCCTAAAGGACAAGTCGTAGGTACTTACGCTGACTTTGAAGATGAAACCAGAATGATTCAAAGGGCATTCACTGAAATCTTGCTTGAAGGAGATTCAGAAGGCAAGCCTCACCTATTCCCAAATACTATCTACACATTACGTGAAGAGACCTTGAATGGTGACTATGATGATGACATGCTCCTTGTTCACGAGCTTTCAGCAAAATACGGATCTTCCTACTTTGTAAACATGTTGCCTGACTACAGAGGTCAAATGGCTAACTATATGGGTTGCAGAACCTGTCTCCAGGACACTTGGACCGGTGACTGGGAACAAGACTGTTTAAGAACTGGTAACCTCGCTTATGTAACCTTGAACATGCCTAGAATCGGTTACCAATCCAATGATGAAGATGATGTATTCGAATACTTAGACAATTATATGGACTTAGCTGTAGAAACCTTGATGATTAGAAGAAAGCAAGGTCTTAACTGCTTGAATAACTTTGACATCCTACCGTTCCTTGACCAAGAGGTTGACGGAGAAACCTATTACAGAATCCAAAACTCAACCTTATCCTTTGGTTTCTGCGGATTGAACGAAATGTTACTTGCATTGTTCGATGAAGGCATAGAAAACCCTGATGCTAACAAGTTCGGTATCAAATGTTTAGAATACATCAATGCAAGAGCAAAAGCATTGCAAGAGGAAACCGGACTCAGATGGTCTGTACTCCAGACCCCTGCTGAATCTACCGCTTACAGATTTGCAACCTTAGATAAGGAACAGTTCGGAGATAAGGCAATCTTGCAAGGTGACAATGGAGCTAACTACTACACTAACTCCTCACATGTCCCTGTAAACTCTGACATTGCATTTGCTGACAAGATCAAAATCGAAGGCCAATACCATAAGCTAACTCCTGGAGGACACATCTTCCATGCATTCATGGGTGAATCCTACTCTGATCCTGAAGCATTGATGAGCCTTACCAATAAGATTGCAAGAAAATCAGACATTGGTTTCTGGGCTTACAGTTCAGCATTCAGTTTCTGCTTAAACTGTAAAACATTGATGAAAGGATTAAGCAACAAATGTCCTTCCTGTGGTGAATCTGCAGATGTAGAATGGTATGACAGAATTACTGGTTACGTACAACAAGTAGGTCATGCTAAATCTGCTAACGGCGGATGGAATGCAGGTAAACGTCAAGAATTAATTGACAGACGTAGATTTGAACAATAA
- the lysS gene encoding lysine--tRNA ligase → MKHWIERIADELNEMDVEKHVIASGTSISGSIHIGNSCDVFIANAIGKALRELGNDAETIWIADDHDPLRKVPYPLPESYDQYLGMPYSMIPCPEGCCKNFVEHFEKPLFNVLDDYGIEIIPKSGFEMYKDGSYLESIRISLEKHNEIKAIFDQYRREPLADHWLPYNPICDECGRVNTTEAYDYDGDIIKYRCECGHEGEMDIKSGNGKLTWRVEWAARWKIFGTTCEPFGKDHAAAGGSYDVSSVISEEIFDYPAPYPVPYEWITLDGEAMSKSHGVFFTPEQWLEIGPAESLNYYLFRSKPMKSKDFSPKMPWLDFMDTFDRVEKVFYGEEEAPSEKEGRKFKSIYKMAQINPDSPLPFRPPFRFLVNAYQIVGEKDLEKIFAIVKKNSQLTKSFADKEFEDLSELEVSQFSERVDNVIAWLEKYAPKFVKFQVQYDSIPNLPLPDDQIAFLKDLADLMEEKEFSSAEELHDSMYEILESHGLKPQKAFQAIYKMILGQKQGPRAASFLLSLDKDFVVKRLRQEA, encoded by the coding sequence ATGAAACATTGGATTGAAAGAATCGCTGATGAATTAAATGAAATGGATGTAGAAAAACATGTCATTGCAAGTGGTACATCTATCTCAGGTTCTATACATATAGGAAACTCTTGCGATGTATTTATAGCAAATGCAATAGGAAAGGCTTTAAGAGAATTAGGCAATGATGCTGAAACCATTTGGATAGCAGACGATCATGACCCTCTTAGAAAGGTTCCTTATCCACTTCCAGAATCCTATGACCAATACCTTGGTATGCCTTATTCCATGATACCATGTCCTGAAGGATGCTGCAAGAACTTTGTAGAACACTTTGAAAAACCATTATTCAATGTTCTTGATGATTACGGCATAGAGATTATTCCTAAATCTGGTTTTGAGATGTATAAAGATGGGTCTTATCTTGAATCAATCAGAATCTCCCTTGAAAAGCATAATGAAATCAAGGCTATCTTTGACCAATACAGAAGAGAGCCTTTGGCAGACCACTGGTTGCCTTATAACCCTATCTGTGACGAATGTGGAAGGGTAAACACCACTGAAGCATATGACTATGACGGAGACATTATTAAGTATAGGTGTGAATGTGGCCACGAAGGTGAGATGGATATAAAATCAGGCAATGGTAAGCTTACCTGGAGAGTTGAATGGGCAGCAAGATGGAAGATCTTTGGAACCACTTGCGAACCATTTGGAAAGGACCATGCAGCAGCTGGAGGATCCTACGATGTAAGTAGCGTTATATCAGAGGAAATCTTTGATTATCCTGCTCCTTATCCAGTTCCATATGAATGGATCACCCTTGACGGTGAAGCGATGAGTAAGTCTCATGGTGTATTCTTCACTCCAGAGCAATGGCTAGAGATTGGACCAGCTGAAAGTCTTAACTACTATCTATTCAGAAGCAAACCAATGAAATCTAAAGACTTTTCACCTAAAATGCCTTGGTTAGACTTTATGGACACTTTTGATAGGGTGGAAAAGGTATTCTACGGCGAAGAGGAAGCTCCATCAGAAAAAGAAGGCAGAAAATTCAAGAGCATTTATAAGATGGCTCAAATCAATCCAGATTCTCCATTACCTTTCAGACCTCCATTTAGGTTCTTGGTAAATGCTTATCAGATTGTCGGTGAAAAGGACCTTGAGAAGATTTTTGCTATTGTTAAAAAGAATTCTCAACTCACTAAAAGCTTTGCAGATAAGGAGTTTGAAGACTTAAGCGAACTTGAAGTGTCTCAATTTAGTGAAAGGGTAGATAATGTAATCGCTTGGTTAGAGAAATATGCTCCTAAATTTGTCAAGTTCCAAGTTCAATATGATTCCATTCCAAACTTGCCTCTTCCAGATGATCAGATTGCATTCCTAAAGGATCTTGCAGACTTAATGGAAGAGAAGGAGTTCTCATCTGCTGAAGAATTGCATGATAGCATGTATGAGATTTTGGAAAGCCATGGATTAAAACCTCAAAAGGCATTCCAAGCTATTTATAAAATGATTCTTGGTCAAAAGCAAGGTCCTAGAGCAGCTTCATTCTTGCTGTCTTTAGATAAGGACTTTGTTGTTAAGAGGTTAAGACAGGAAGCTTAA
- a CDS encoding Ig-like domain repeat protein, with the protein MSNIETDDSFISENSISSDINDNSLINEFTASNQINDNIAINDGLSKGDKSQLSESKSIYVSTNGSDDSGDGSEKSPYQSIKHAVSKADDDSIIYLSSGTYNGENNQNISIGKSLSIYGEDSTIIDGEDKAQLFIMNSSAKLSLNGLILTNAYKDGNLSDYGGAIINEGGQLTIINSTIKNSYGNYYGGAIYNNLGRLTIINSSILNNSAIQYGGAIYTLGVTNIQNSVFEKNTLTAEKGVGASIAAGGTITLNNTDFLNNHAIYSAAALLSLGNATINNCSFINQTTNYTAGAISNHGNMFINNSLFFNCRVRFYAGAILAPPSGHHVVTEVYNTIFDYNNAGNHGAVTNNFQDAEITMINCAITNNYIQKNVFYGDIALDDNATVQYCWWGQNNISSYYYSPHSNNEDPGQINASRWLMMTFTSSNGNISADEVNTLTVSIKQYFDNDTKEIYEYNEDINLPLTVKFFDDNKKTIATKTLKNGTASYNYIPVKGVNAVYAQITNEIIEIPVVQKKESNLSTSNLTKYYKNESQLEAKLTDGDNNPLSNKTISIELLGKTYNKTTNENGIVKQNIGLKPGQYTANIIFKDPEYKNKNITVQITVLKNSTSISAKNLVKYYKNSSQLTVKLLDNNKKAMKSKKVKFTIGKNTYTRTTNANGAATFNINLKVGTYNVKVSFGGDDYYKGSSKTVKVTVKTTKMQAKSTKIRKNSNFVATFKDANGKVIKNTKVKFTLNKKTYTKTTNSKGQATLKVSVKLGSYTIKSQYASTKTYGATVFNTKIKVVK; encoded by the coding sequence TTGTCAAATATTGAAACTGATGATTCATTTATTAGTGAAAATTCAATATCAAGCGATATTAATGATAATTCATTAATTAATGAATTCACAGCATCAAATCAAATCAACGACAATATAGCAATTAATGATGGCTTAAGCAAAGGCGACAAAAGCCAATTATCTGAATCCAAATCAATATACGTATCCACAAACGGCAGTGACGATTCAGGAGACGGAAGTGAAAAAAGCCCATACCAAAGCATAAAACATGCAGTATCCAAGGCAGATGATGATTCAATCATATACCTATCCAGCGGAACTTACAATGGAGAGAATAACCAAAACATAAGCATAGGAAAAAGCTTAAGCATCTATGGAGAAGATTCCACTATAATCGACGGTGAAGACAAGGCACAGCTATTCATCATGAATTCCAGCGCAAAATTAAGCTTAAACGGACTTATTTTAACAAATGCATATAAGGACGGCAACCTAAGCGACTATGGAGGAGCCATCATAAATGAAGGCGGACAATTGACCATAATCAACTCTACAATCAAAAACTCTTATGGAAACTACTATGGAGGAGCCATCTACAACAATTTAGGAAGATTGACCATCATAAACTCAAGCATTTTAAACAATAGCGCAATACAATATGGAGGAGCCATCTATACACTTGGAGTGACAAACATCCAGAACTCAGTTTTCGAGAAAAACACCCTAACAGCTGAAAAAGGTGTGGGAGCAAGCATAGCAGCAGGAGGAACAATAACCCTCAACAATACAGATTTCCTCAATAATCATGCGATATATTCAGCAGCAGCGCTTCTCAGCTTAGGAAACGCAACAATCAACAACTGCAGTTTCATAAACCAGACCACAAACTATACAGCAGGGGCAATAAGCAATCACGGAAACATGTTTATAAACAACAGCCTTTTCTTCAATTGCAGAGTAAGATTCTATGCAGGAGCAATACTTGCACCTCCAAGCGGACACCATGTCGTAACAGAGGTCTACAATACAATCTTTGACTATAACAATGCAGGAAACCACGGAGCAGTCACAAACAACTTCCAAGATGCAGAGATTACAATGATAAACTGTGCAATAACCAATAACTACATCCAAAAGAACGTTTTCTATGGAGATATTGCATTGGATGACAACGCTACAGTCCAATACTGCTGGTGGGGCCAAAACAACATAAGCTCTTACTACTATTCCCCTCACAGCAATAATGAGGATCCAGGTCAAATAAACGCTTCAAGATGGCTTATGATGACTTTCACATCAAGCAATGGAAACATCTCAGCAGATGAAGTGAACACATTGACTGTAAGCATTAAGCAATACTTTGACAACGATACAAAAGAAATATACGAATATAATGAGGATATAAACCTACCATTAACCGTTAAATTCTTCGACGACAATAAAAAGACCATTGCAACAAAAACTTTAAAGAATGGTACAGCAAGCTACAATTACATCCCAGTGAAAGGTGTCAATGCTGTCTATGCACAAATCACCAATGAAATCATTGAAATTCCAGTTGTCCAGAAAAAGGAATCAAATCTTAGCACAAGCAATCTGACCAAATACTACAAAAATGAAAGCCAATTGGAAGCAAAACTGACAGATGGCGACAATAATCCTCTTTCCAATAAAACTATAAGCATAGAACTTTTAGGAAAAACATACAATAAGACAACAAACGAAAACGGAATCGTTAAACAGAATATCGGATTAAAGCCAGGCCAATACACTGCAAACATTATTTTCAAGGACCCAGAATACAAAAACAAAAACATTACAGTGCAAATCACTGTCTTAAAGAACAGCACTTCAATAAGCGCTAAAAACCTTGTAAAATACTATAAGAACAGCAGCCAATTAACTGTCAAATTGCTTGACAATAATAAGAAAGCAATGAAGTCCAAAAAAGTCAAATTCACCATTGGAAAAAACACTTACACAAGGACAACAAATGCAAATGGAGCCGCTACATTCAACATCAATCTAAAGGTCGGCACATATAATGTAAAGGTTTCATTTGGAGGAGATGACTACTACAAAGGATCTTCAAAGACAGTCAAGGTAACTGTAAAGACAACAAAGATGCAGGCAAAGTCTACTAAGATACGCAAAAACTCTAATTTCGTAGCAACATTTAAGGACGCTAATGGAAAGGTCATAAAGAACACTAAAGTGAAATTCACTTTAAATAAAAAGACCTATACAAAAACAACCAATAGCAAAGGACAGGCTACATTAAAGGTAAGTGTAAAATTAGGCAGCTATACAATTAAAAGTCAGTACGCATCCACTAAGACCTATGGGGCCACTGTCTTTAATACAAAAATTAAAGTTGTAAAATAA
- a CDS encoding carbohydrate kinase family protein gives MTIKKDLLAIGHTALDYIITVDEFPKANNSAPMKTMLNLNGGAAANVAMIGASLGLKSGLVSAVGKEFIDSHYHKEMTRLGVDTEAMIISETENTPTAFVMTNKNQDQISYFYWGAGKDFHDSEVPREKIKEFKAVHLATGDPHFNCKSGIVAKEEERLVSFDPGQDLGMYSPKKLKEVISNSNILFGNHHEIKRIQESLAVDINGLMELGPEIVLTTCGKEGSIIYSLDEGKFEIDSIYRPAVDPTGAGDSYKAGFLSQFINGKTLEESAKFASSVSSFVVEKQGCQTNMPSYEDAYNRMMDFY, from the coding sequence TTGACTATTAAAAAAGACTTATTAGCGATAGGACATACTGCATTGGATTATATAATCACAGTAGATGAATTTCCAAAGGCTAACAATTCAGCTCCTATGAAGACCATGCTAAACTTGAATGGGGGAGCTGCAGCTAATGTGGCTATGATTGGCGCAAGCCTTGGATTGAAATCTGGATTGGTATCCGCTGTAGGTAAGGAATTTATTGACTCTCATTATCATAAGGAAATGACCAGATTAGGTGTTGACACTGAAGCGATGATTATTTCAGAGACTGAAAACACACCTACTGCTTTTGTTATGACAAATAAAAATCAGGACCAGATTAGCTATTTCTACTGGGGAGCAGGTAAGGATTTCCATGATAGTGAAGTTCCAAGGGAAAAGATAAAGGAATTTAAGGCAGTTCATTTGGCAACTGGAGATCCTCATTTCAATTGCAAATCTGGAATCGTTGCAAAGGAAGAGGAAAGATTGGTTTCATTCGATCCAGGTCAAGACCTTGGAATGTATAGTCCTAAAAAGCTTAAGGAAGTCATTAGCAATTCAAACATTCTTTTTGGAAACCATCATGAAATCAAAAGGATTCAAGAGTCATTGGCTGTTGACATTAACGGTTTGATGGAATTAGGTCCGGAAATTGTTCTTACAACTTGCGGTAAGGAAGGAAGCATAATCTATAGCCTTGATGAGGGCAAGTTTGAGATTGATTCCATCTATAGGCCTGCAGTTGATCCTACAGGTGCTGGAGACTCCTATAAGGCAGGATTCCTATCCCAATTTATTAATGGAAAGACATTAGAGGAATCTGCTAAGTTTGCATCTTCTGTTTCATCCTTTGTTGTGGAAAAGCAAGGATGTCAAACAAACATGCCTAGCTATGAAGATGCTTATAATAGAATGATGGACTTTTATTAG